ACCATCATCGGCTGGGTGGCCGAGTGGGTGATGGCCGGCGGCCCCGTCTGGGACAAGCCGACCAAGTTCCAGGTGCGCGACGGCCGGTTCTAGAGGGATAAGGAACCGCAAAGGGCGCAAAGAGCGCAGAGGTTTTCAAATTTGTCCCTTCGTTGTGTATCAAAGCGCCGTCAGCGCGTGTTATTGCGAGCGGAGCGAGATAATCATAGGGGACGTCGCAAGAAACGTTTTCTCACGAATGAGGGCTTACAGCTCGCAGGATACATTTTTATAGTCCTCTTTGCGTCCTTAGCGCTCTTTGCGGTTAGCAGGGGTAGCCTTTCGTCGATTTTCATAACCAGGGGAGGTCTTGCTCGATGAGTGGAGACCTGGAGGACCTGCGCAACAGGCTGATGGAAGGGCTCGTCATCCCGGCCTGTCCTCTGGCCCTGACGCCGCAACGCAAGTTCGACGAGCGGCACCAACGCGCCCTGGTGCGCTACTACGTGGCGGCGGGGGCAGGTGGGCTGGCCGTCGGCGTTCACACGACCCAATTCGCCATTCACGATGCCAAGGTGGGTCTCTATCGTCCCGTGTTGGAGCTGGCCGCCGAGACGATCCGCGAGTCGGCGGTGCAGGGCTTCGTCAAGGTGGCGGGCCTGGTAGGCGACACGGCGCAGGCCGTCCGGGAGGCGGAGCTGGCCGTATCGCTCGGCTACGATTGCGGTTTGCTCAGTCTGGCCTCCTTCCGGGATGCCGATGAGGATCAGATCATCGCCCACTGCCGGGAGGTGGCCCGCGTGATCCCGCTGTTTGGGTTTTACCTGCAGACCGCGGTGGGCGGACGGGCGCTGCCCTATTCGTTTTGGCGGCGCTTTGTCGAGATCGAGGAGGTCGTGGCCATCAAGATCGCGCCCTTCAACCGTTATCAGACCCTCGATGTGATGCGGGCCGTGGCCGACTCGGGACGTGGGCGGGAGATCGCACTGTATACCGGCAACGACGATCACATCGTGGATGACCTGCTGACCGAGTTCCGCTTCGGGGAGGACGCGCCCCCGTTGCGGATCGTCGGTGGGCTGCTGGGGCACTGGGCGGTGTGGACACGCAAGGCGGTGGAGCTGCTGGGGATGTGTAAAGCCGCTTGGCGAGAGGGGAAGATCCCCGTCGAGCTCCTGACTCTCGGCATCCAGGTGACGGATTGCAACGCGGCCTTCTTCGACGCGGCCCATCACTTTGCCGGCTGCATCGTCGGCATCCACGAGGTGCTGGCGCGGCAAGGGCTGATGTCCGGTCGCCAGACACTGGACCCCAACGAGGATCTCTCGCCCGGCCAGAAAGAGGAGATCGACCGCGTCTACGCGGCCTACCCGCATCTGAACGACGACGCGTTCGTGGCCGAGCATCTGGACGAGTGGCTGGATTGAGGGGGGACGAAAGACGGAGGACGACAGACGAAGGCCCCTTCGTCCTTCGTCGTATGAAGGAGTGAGACATGGCGAACTACGTCAAGATCAGCACCATCGGCGCGAGACCGGTGGCGGGCAACCCGGGGACGGGGCAGGCGGCCGTGGATCGGATGATCGAACACTGGCGGGATCGGTTTGCCCAGGTCCTTCCCGACCGGCCTGATTTGATCCTGGTGCCCGAATGCTGTGATCGCTATCCCGAGCATTCCGTCGAGGAGCGTCTGGCCTACTATCGCTGCCGGGGGGATCAGATCGCCGACTTCTTCGCCAGCGTGGCCAGGAAGAACCGCTGCTATGTCGCCTATCCGGCCGTGCGGGAGATGCCCGACGGCACCTGGCGCAACGCCATCCAGCTCTTCGACCGCGATGGCGAGTCCATGGGCTTCTACCACAAGAATTACCCGGTGATCACCGAGACCCTCGAAGGGGGGATCCTGGCAGGGCGGGAGGCACCCCTGTTCGAATGCGATTTCGGGCGCGTGGGCTGCGCCATCTGCTTCGATCTCAACTTCGACGGCATCCGTCAGAAGTACGTGGCCTCGCGACCCGACATGATCCTGTTCGCCTCCATGTATCACGGCGGGCTGATGCAGAGCTACTGGGCGTATTCCTGCCGGGCCTATCTGGTGACCGCCATCGCCGGGCTGCCCAGCGGCGTGATCTCACCGGTCGGCCATCTCATCGCCACCTCCACCAACTACTTCGACTTCGTGACCACGACGGTGAACCTGGATTGCGCTGTGGTACACCTGGACTTCCACTGGGAGAAGCTTCGGGCGATGAAGGAAAGGTACGGCCCGAAGGTCTCCATCTTCGATCCCGGCTATCTAGGCGCGGTCCTGATCTCCAGCGAGGGCGAGGACCTGACCGTCGAGGACCTGATGCGTGAGTTCGAGATCGAGTCCCTCGACGACTATTTCGCCCGCTCCATCGCCCATCGCAACGATCCGAGGAACCTAGAGCCCGCCTGAGGCGTGTTTCAATAACCGCAAAGGGCGCGAAGGTTGCAGAGGAGAGAGAGGTTTTGGAGATCTTCGCATTTTTCCCCGCCCTTTTAGGTGTCTTTCTTAGTGTCTTGGTGACTTCGTGGTGTGTTTCGTATAGGAGGGCAGATGATCCGTCCGTATCAGCCGGAGGATCTGCCGATCATCATGGATATCGGCAATCGGGCCTGGCGTGAGATCTACCGGATGTTCCGAGAGACCTATGGCGATGAGCTCTTCGAGCTCCTGGTGCCGGACGAGAAGACGGCCAAGGGGGGGCAGATCCGGGCCCATTGCGAGCGGCACCCGGAATGGGTCTTCGTCTGCGAGGAGGGCGGCCGCATCGTCGGGTTCGTGACCTTCACCCTGGATTATGAGAGGCGGGTCGGG
This genomic interval from Chloroflexota bacterium contains the following:
- a CDS encoding dihydrodipicolinate synthase family protein; translation: MSGDLEDLRNRLMEGLVIPACPLALTPQRKFDERHQRALVRYYVAAGAGGLAVGVHTTQFAIHDAKVGLYRPVLELAAETIRESAVQGFVKVAGLVGDTAQAVREAELAVSLGYDCGLLSLASFRDADEDQIIAHCREVARVIPLFGFYLQTAVGGRALPYSFWRRFVEIEEVVAIKIAPFNRYQTLDVMRAVADSGRGREIALYTGNDDHIVDDLLTEFRFGEDAPPLRIVGGLLGHWAVWTRKAVELLGMCKAAWREGKIPVELLTLGIQVTDCNAAFFDAAHHFAGCIVGIHEVLARQGLMSGRQTLDPNEDLSPGQKEEIDRVYAAYPHLNDDAFVAEHLDEWLD
- a CDS encoding carbon-nitrogen hydrolase family protein, giving the protein MANYVKISTIGARPVAGNPGTGQAAVDRMIEHWRDRFAQVLPDRPDLILVPECCDRYPEHSVEERLAYYRCRGDQIADFFASVARKNRCYVAYPAVREMPDGTWRNAIQLFDRDGESMGFYHKNYPVITETLEGGILAGREAPLFECDFGRVGCAICFDLNFDGIRQKYVASRPDMILFASMYHGGLMQSYWAYSCRAYLVTAIAGLPSGVISPVGHLIATSTNYFDFVTTTVNLDCAVVHLDFHWEKLRAMKERYGPKVSIFDPGYLGAVLISSEGEDLTVEDLMREFEIESLDDYFARSIAHRNDPRNLEPA
- a CDS encoding GNAT family N-acetyltransferase; the encoded protein is MIRPYQPEDLPIIMDIGNRAWREIYRMFRETYGDELFELLVPDEKTAKGGQIRAHCERHPEWVFVCEEGGRIVGFVTFTLDYERRVGEIGNNAVDPDCGLKGIGQQMYAAVLEYFRSQGMLYAKVVTGLDDAHARARRAYERAGFHIRHEDVTYYMKL